In Bacillus sp. Cs-700, one genomic interval encodes:
- a CDS encoding acyl-CoA dehydrogenase family protein: MSNTMNKTIKGASFLVEDQTAEDIFTPEDFSDEHVMMGKTTEDFVLKEVVPQLEKLENHEFDISRKLLEKAGDIGLLGADVPEEYGGLGLDKISSSVITEKFSRARGFSVSYGAHVGIGSLPIVFFGNEDQKKKYLPGLATGEKIAAYALTEPGSGSDALGAKTVAKLNEEGTHYVLNGEKQWITNSAFADVFIVYAKIDGEHFSAFIVERDSKGLSTGPEEKKMGIKASSTRTLILDDVMVPKENLLGEAGKGHVIAFNILNVGRYKLAVGTIGAMKRGIELAAKYALERKQFNTPIAKFSLIQEKLANMAVATYATESSTYRTGGLFEQKLGKLSDEDQKNGAKVAEAIAEYAVECSLNKVFASESLDYVADEALQIHGGYGFMSEYEVEKMYRDSRINRIFEGTNEINRLLVPGTLIRKTMKGELPLLEKATALQEELMMLTPQEIGDAPLEQEKHLVAMAKKIMLLAAGTAVQKYGKALDKEQEVLSNIADIVSEIYSMESAVLRTEKAINKTSAEKQNQKLLLTQVFCQEAFNRVEAHAKETLVAVETGDSLRMMISALRKLSRYTPINVIAKKREIAATVLEQQRFTV; the protein is encoded by the coding sequence ATGTCGAATACAATGAATAAAACAATCAAAGGTGCGAGTTTTCTAGTAGAGGATCAAACAGCTGAAGATATTTTTACACCGGAGGATTTTTCCGATGAGCATGTCATGATGGGGAAAACAACGGAAGACTTCGTACTGAAAGAAGTCGTTCCTCAGCTTGAGAAGCTTGAAAATCATGAATTCGACATTTCACGTAAGCTGCTTGAAAAAGCAGGTGACATTGGTCTTCTTGGAGCGGATGTTCCTGAGGAGTATGGCGGCCTAGGGCTTGATAAAATTAGTTCCTCTGTTATAACAGAAAAATTTTCTCGTGCTCGTGGTTTTTCAGTTAGCTATGGTGCACATGTGGGAATTGGGTCCCTTCCAATCGTATTTTTCGGCAATGAAGATCAAAAGAAAAAATATCTTCCTGGTTTAGCAACAGGCGAGAAGATTGCAGCTTATGCCCTAACAGAGCCTGGATCGGGCTCGGATGCTCTTGGAGCGAAAACGGTAGCGAAACTTAATGAAGAAGGTACGCACTATGTTCTAAATGGTGAGAAGCAATGGATTACAAACTCAGCTTTTGCAGATGTATTTATTGTGTATGCGAAAATTGATGGGGAGCATTTCTCTGCTTTTATCGTGGAACGTGACTCTAAAGGACTTTCTACAGGTCCAGAAGAAAAGAAAATGGGAATTAAAGCTTCTTCTACAAGAACATTGATCCTTGACGATGTGATGGTGCCAAAAGAAAACCTTCTAGGCGAAGCGGGAAAAGGTCATGTCATCGCCTTTAACATTCTTAACGTAGGTAGATATAAGCTTGCAGTGGGTACAATTGGTGCAATGAAGCGAGGGATTGAGCTTGCAGCTAAATACGCTCTTGAGCGGAAGCAATTTAACACGCCAATTGCAAAGTTCTCTCTTATTCAGGAGAAATTAGCAAACATGGCTGTTGCCACTTATGCAACTGAAAGCTCGACATACCGTACAGGAGGCCTTTTCGAGCAAAAGTTAGGAAAACTTTCTGATGAAGATCAGAAAAACGGGGCTAAAGTAGCTGAAGCAATCGCTGAATACGCAGTTGAGTGTTCTTTAAACAAAGTTTTTGCTTCTGAATCGCTTGATTATGTTGCTGATGAAGCGTTACAGATCCACGGTGGTTATGGCTTCATGTCGGAATACGAAGTTGAGAAGATGTATCGTGACTCTCGAATAAACCGTATCTTTGAAGGAACGAATGAAATTAACCGCCTTCTTGTTCCTGGAACGCTAATTCGCAAAACAATGAAAGGTGAATTACCACTTCTTGAAAAAGCAACAGCTCTTCAAGAAGAACTCATGATGCTTACACCTCAAGAAATTGGAGATGCGCCACTTGAACAAGAAAAGCACCTTGTTGCGATGGCGAAGAAAATCATGTTATTGGCTGCTGGAACAGCGGTGCAAAAGTATGGAAAAGCGCTTGATAAAGAGCAAGAAGTTTTATCAAACATTGCAGATATCGTAAGTGAAATCTACTCAATGGAATCAGCTGTCCTACGAACTGAAAAAGCGATCAACAAAACGAGTGCAGAAAAGCAGAACCAAAAGCTTCTTCTTACACAAGTTTTCTGTCAGGAAGCGTTCAATCGCGTTGAGGCACATGCGAAAGAAACGTTAGTGGCTGTTGAAACTGGCGATTCTCTACGTATGATGATTTCTGCTCTTCGTAAACTGTCGCGCTACACGCCAATTAACGTAATTGCAAAGAAACGTGAAATTGCTGCTACTGTACTGGAACAACAACGCTTTACTGTTTAA
- a CDS encoding TlpA disulfide reductase family protein → MEAPFFALEDMNSGDVIRLTDFVGKPVMITFWTSWCPDCMKDMPMKEQFYHHADLEKLAFLTINVTGRERSEEAGKEFTIKNDLPFPVLRDNGRETYDDYGCTGVPTTVLLDKDHQIVNVFNDQSSFLDIAKALPSIMK, encoded by the coding sequence ATGGAAGCACCCTTCTTTGCATTAGAGGATATGAATAGTGGCGACGTCATTCGCCTTACTGACTTTGTTGGAAAACCAGTGATGATAACGTTCTGGACCTCCTGGTGTCCTGACTGTATGAAAGATATGCCGATGAAAGAACAATTTTACCACCATGCTGATCTTGAAAAGCTAGCCTTCTTAACAATAAATGTAACTGGACGAGAACGATCAGAAGAAGCAGGAAAAGAATTTACGATAAAAAACGACCTTCCTTTTCCTGTATTACGTGACAATGGTAGAGAAACGTATGATGATTACGGATGTACTGGAGTTCCAACAACGGTTCTGCTCGATAAAGATCATCAAATTGTTAACGTTTTTAATGATCAATCTTCTTTCCTCGATATTGCGAAAGCTCTTCCATCCATCATGAAGTAA
- a CDS encoding peroxiredoxin family protein: MAKLKLGDQAPSFSLINTEGELFQFEQHQQEDNRWHMLVFFRGEWCPVCNEQLEELQEHLGAFQKLDVHPIAIAKDELESLRKMKEKHSLEFPVLSDNENAAIDSYGVMMHREDDPYEDHGEHGEPAIFLIDENGKLMAQFLQSSPFGRPSADGLITTIKYIRKNKA, from the coding sequence ATGGCTAAATTAAAACTTGGAGACCAGGCACCCTCTTTTTCACTAATTAACACAGAAGGTGAGCTGTTCCAATTTGAGCAGCACCAACAAGAAGATAACCGTTGGCATATGCTCGTCTTCTTTAGAGGTGAATGGTGTCCTGTGTGTAATGAACAGTTAGAAGAACTACAAGAACATCTAGGCGCTTTTCAAAAACTAGACGTACACCCAATTGCTATTGCGAAAGACGAATTAGAATCGCTTCGAAAAATGAAAGAAAAACACAGCCTTGAGTTCCCAGTTTTAAGCGACAACGAAAACGCTGCAATTGACTCTTATGGCGTTATGATGCATCGCGAAGACGACCCATATGAAGATCATGGTGAACATGGCGAACCAGCCATTTTCCTAATTGACGAGAACGGTAAACTAATGGCACAGTTTCTCCAGTCCAGTCCATTCGGACGACCTTCAGCTGATGGATTAATTACGACCATTAAATACATTCGTAAAAATAAAGCATAA
- a CDS encoding toprim domain-containing protein encodes MNDKVIIVEGKTDKQQLMRVLDEPVHIICTYGTISFERLEELSEELEEKDVFVLVDADDAGEKLRRQLTQEIPHAEHLYITMLHREVAETPLNYLTRILRAAKFKVLTV; translated from the coding sequence ATGAATGATAAAGTAATTATTGTTGAAGGAAAAACAGATAAACAGCAGCTAATGAGAGTGTTGGATGAACCTGTTCATATTATTTGCACCTATGGAACAATTAGCTTTGAACGACTTGAAGAATTAAGTGAAGAACTTGAAGAGAAAGACGTGTTTGTACTAGTTGATGCAGATGATGCAGGTGAGAAATTAAGGCGACAATTAACACAGGAAATTCCCCATGCAGAACATCTATATATCACAATGCTTCATCGTGAAGTAGCAGAGACACCGCTAAATTACTTAACAAGAATTTTAAGAGCAGCTAAGTTTAAAGTATTAACTGTATAA
- the sigI gene encoding RNA polymerase sigma-I factor yields the protein MTTISISAMGNFANKNENKKETITLEDKVDRIQNGNQALRNQLLEDYQPFIKKITSKVCNRYINHSMDEFSIGLSAFNEAMDQYRKGQGSRFLTFADMVIRRRVIDYIRKEARQNKYIYLEPEELDEEGRLEDSFAEQKAALDVYEIDKQREVRMFEIEEYEQLLKKFSITFKVLSKNCPKHIDARENAKMIAKLIADDHVLSGYLLEKKQLPIKDLLALVTCSRKTIERNRKYIIAVALIHLGGFNALKSYIQ from the coding sequence ATGACAACCATTTCAATCAGCGCAATGGGAAATTTCGCTAATAAAAATGAAAACAAAAAAGAGACTATTACTTTAGAAGATAAAGTTGATCGTATACAGAATGGTAATCAGGCGTTACGAAATCAGCTTTTAGAAGACTATCAACCTTTTATTAAGAAAATCACGTCTAAAGTTTGCAATCGCTATATAAATCATTCGATGGATGAGTTCAGTATAGGACTATCCGCTTTTAATGAAGCTATGGATCAGTATCGAAAAGGCCAGGGAAGCAGATTTTTAACATTTGCTGATATGGTAATTAGAAGAAGAGTGATCGATTATATTCGAAAAGAAGCGCGACAAAATAAGTATATTTACCTTGAACCTGAGGAACTTGATGAGGAAGGTCGACTAGAAGATAGCTTTGCAGAACAAAAAGCCGCCCTTGATGTATATGAGATTGATAAACAACGTGAAGTACGAATGTTTGAAATTGAAGAATATGAGCAGTTACTGAAGAAATTTAGTATTACGTTTAAAGTTCTTAGCAAAAACTGTCCGAAACATATTGATGCAAGAGAAAATGCCAAGATGATTGCAAAATTAATCGCGGATGATCACGTTCTTTCAGGATATTTATTAGAGAAAAAGCAGCTCCCTATAAAAGATTTGCTGGCGCTCGTTACATGCAGTCGCAAAACGATTGAACGTAATCGAAAGTATATAATAGCAGTTGCATTAATTCACTTGGGTGGATTTAATGCTCTGAAATCTTATATACAGTAG
- a CDS encoding TraR/DksA C4-type zinc finger protein produces MALSKEELQQFKKQLLDLKKELLDSGASHRDENASLSDETGELTSYDNHFADMASELDQREKDITLEDAARERLSLINTALDRIREGNYGICVDTGEEIDKERLEAIPYAIRTKEAQDNLEEAKEDSRPDDEATFETAGNREDDRLRTVDDLQREHGNSTSETYLEEEDPDKETE; encoded by the coding sequence ATGGCTTTGTCGAAGGAAGAATTACAGCAGTTTAAAAAACAGTTACTTGATTTAAAGAAAGAGCTTTTAGATAGTGGTGCTAGTCATCGTGATGAAAATGCGTCATTATCCGATGAGACTGGAGAATTAACGTCGTACGATAATCATTTTGCTGATATGGCTTCTGAGTTGGACCAACGTGAGAAGGATATTACTTTAGAAGATGCAGCAAGAGAACGATTGAGTTTAATTAATACAGCACTTGATCGTATTCGTGAAGGAAACTATGGCATTTGTGTGGATACTGGGGAAGAGATTGATAAGGAACGCCTTGAAGCCATTCCTTATGCTATTCGTACGAAAGAAGCACAGGATAACTTAGAAGAGGCGAAAGAAGATAGCCGACCAGATGATGAAGCTACTTTTGAGACCGCAGGTAATAGAGAAGATGATCGTTTACGTACAGTTGATGATCTTCAAAGAGAACACGGTAATTCGACTTCTGAAACGTATCTAGAAGAAGAAGATCCTGATAAAGAAACGGAGTAA
- a CDS encoding YusG family protein — MIDTSRPMVRIDVTNKIHGKFDQKAMDLYLNKEKIGRILFSDQGNRYELSDGYEFDQDKIYHYEQVLEQKAKYVEDCDLGWC, encoded by the coding sequence ATGATTGATACTTCTCGTCCTATGGTAAGAATTGATGTCACGAACAAGATTCATGGTAAATTTGATCAAAAAGCAATGGATTTGTATCTGAACAAAGAAAAAATCGGCCGTATTTTATTCTCTGATCAGGGCAATCGCTACGAATTATCAGACGGATACGAATTTGATCAAGATAAAATTTACCACTATGAACAAGTTTTAGAGCAAAAGGCAAAGTATGTCGAAGACTGCGACCTAGGCTGGTGTTAG
- a CDS encoding anti-sigma factor domain-containing protein produces the protein MKKGVIMDIRGRKAVVLTPDGEFSTINLKRNHALTIGSEIKLAPKPLNKKKGYFTPSMPTLAGMAAILLLVVIVTGVIPVRQNDVVAAYVSFDINPSIEVGVNSDLEVIQYQAWNSDGEGLNLERDTMNMPLSEFGGLLVSKLDKKGYLEEDRELLIVASNVEAKESKGITGDLEAVIQGIEKNNALVNQAVAITTVLDADYSMREKAIEHGISQGKYMAYLAAIDRGASLSVDEVRNLSVKKMDEMQPESMTAAEAKESEDPDESKVKDTPTPIEDSVVQLNDKKVPDQEDENGELILKQPEKKPVPESKDNQSNNVNSSEPKKNNSSSGTQTQKDDKEDQNEKDKQDKTEKKTETKVEKEQEKEKKQAEKQNSKADKAKKQSEKKNEKAKKHSEKKNEKAKKHSEKKNEKANEKAEKKDKKAQDKEEMKSEKAPKKEDTKTHKGKSEEKKKDS, from the coding sequence ATGAAAAAAGGGGTCATTATGGACATTCGTGGAAGAAAGGCAGTTGTACTAACTCCTGATGGAGAATTTTCAACCATCAATCTGAAGCGAAATCATGCGTTAACAATCGGCTCTGAAATTAAACTTGCACCAAAACCACTAAATAAGAAAAAAGGTTATTTTACCCCCTCTATGCCCACCCTGGCCGGTATGGCAGCAATTCTATTGTTAGTCGTCATCGTAACAGGCGTTATTCCTGTTAGACAGAATGATGTAGTTGCAGCCTATGTAAGCTTCGATATCAATCCAAGTATTGAGGTTGGAGTTAATTCTGATCTTGAAGTTATTCAATATCAAGCATGGAATTCAGACGGTGAAGGGTTGAACTTAGAACGGGATACAATGAATATGCCACTTAGCGAATTTGGAGGATTACTTGTCTCGAAACTCGATAAAAAAGGCTATCTAGAAGAAGATCGGGAATTACTCATTGTCGCTTCGAACGTTGAAGCAAAAGAAAGTAAAGGGATCACCGGGGATCTAGAAGCTGTTATCCAAGGTATAGAAAAAAATAACGCACTTGTTAATCAAGCAGTTGCAATTACTACCGTTCTTGATGCTGATTACAGTATGCGCGAAAAAGCAATAGAACACGGGATATCTCAAGGGAAATATATGGCCTACCTCGCAGCCATTGATCGGGGAGCTTCTTTGTCAGTGGACGAAGTACGTAATCTATCTGTGAAAAAAATGGATGAAATGCAACCCGAAAGTATGACCGCCGCTGAGGCGAAAGAATCGGAAGATCCTGATGAATCCAAAGTGAAAGATACGCCAACACCTATTGAAGATTCTGTTGTCCAATTAAACGACAAAAAAGTACCTGATCAAGAGGATGAAAACGGAGAACTTATCCTCAAACAACCAGAAAAGAAACCTGTTCCTGAATCAAAAGACAACCAATCGAATAATGTTAATTCTAGTGAGCCAAAGAAAAACAATTCATCTAGTGGCACGCAGACACAAAAAGATGACAAAGAAGATCAAAATGAAAAAGATAAACAAGATAAAACAGAAAAAAAAACGGAAACTAAAGTAGAAAAAGAACAAGAGAAAGAAAAAAAGCAGGCTGAAAAACAAAATAGTAAAGCAGATAAAGCTAAAAAACAGTCTGAGAAGAAAAACGAAAAAGCTAAAAAGCATTCTGAAAAGAAAAATGAAAAAGCTAAAAAGCATTCTGAAAAGAAAAACGAAAAAGCTAACGAAAAGGCTGAGAAGAAAGACAAAAAAGCGCAAGACAAAGAGGAAATGAAGAGCGAAAAAGCCCCAAAGAAAGAAGACACAAAAACTCATAAAGGCAAGTCCGAAGAAAAGAAAAAAGATTCGTGA
- the gcvH gene encoding glycine cleavage system protein GcvH — protein MNLPKDFRYSEEHEWVQVQEDGNIRIGITDFAQSELGDIVFVELPEEGDTIESDEPFGSVESVKTVSELYAPISGKVLSVNEDLEDSPEYVNDSPYEKAWMVVVEPSEPSQIEELMTAEAYEKMVSEDE, from the coding sequence ATGAACTTACCAAAAGATTTTCGTTACTCAGAAGAACACGAATGGGTACAAGTACAAGAAGACGGAAACATCCGAATCGGTATTACAGATTTCGCTCAATCAGAACTTGGAGACATCGTATTTGTTGAGCTTCCAGAAGAAGGCGATACAATCGAATCCGACGAGCCATTTGGTAGCGTTGAGTCTGTAAAAACTGTATCCGAGTTGTACGCACCAATCTCAGGCAAAGTTCTTTCTGTCAATGAAGATTTAGAAGACAGCCCTGAATATGTTAATGATTCTCCGTATGAAAAAGCATGGATGGTTGTTGTAGAACCTTCTGAGCCTTCTCAAATTGAAGAACTTATGACTGCAGAAGCTTACGAAAAAATGGTAAGCGAAGACGAATAA
- a CDS encoding acetyl-CoA C-acetyltransferase — translation MREAVIVSGARTPVGKANRGTLANMRPDDLGAITVAETLKRAGGYDGEIDDVIIGCAIPEAEQGLNVARMVGARAGLSETVPAITINRYCSSGLQSIAYAAERIMLGQSGAILAGGVESMSLVPMGGHVIKPNPALVEEKPEYIMGMGHTAEEVARRFEISREDQDAFALRSHQRAAQAIKDGKFQDEIVPVEVTKKWIDEKNKLQEKKFLFSQDEGVRADTSLDVLGKLRPVFNVRGSVTAGNSSQTSDGAASVLVMDREKAESEGLAPMAKFRSFAVAGVAPEIMGVGPIEAIPKALRLAGLELSDIGLFELNEAFASQSLRVIRKLGLDEDKVNVNGGAIALGHPLGCTGTKLTLSLIHEMKRRGEQFGVVTMCIGGGMGAAGVFEIL, via the coding sequence ATGAGAGAAGCAGTTATTGTATCTGGAGCTAGAACACCTGTAGGAAAAGCTAATCGTGGCACGCTTGCAAATATGCGTCCTGATGATCTTGGGGCGATCACCGTGGCGGAAACGCTTAAGCGGGCAGGTGGTTATGATGGTGAAATAGATGACGTCATTATTGGATGTGCCATACCTGAAGCGGAACAGGGGCTAAACGTAGCAAGAATGGTCGGGGCAAGAGCGGGACTTTCAGAAACGGTTCCAGCGATTACGATCAATCGCTATTGCTCCTCTGGATTGCAAAGTATTGCCTATGCAGCTGAGCGAATTATGCTCGGGCAATCAGGCGCAATTCTAGCTGGCGGCGTCGAGTCTATGAGTCTTGTACCAATGGGAGGACACGTCATCAAGCCTAACCCGGCACTTGTAGAAGAAAAGCCAGAATACATTATGGGAATGGGTCACACTGCTGAAGAAGTGGCTCGTCGCTTTGAAATTAGCCGAGAAGATCAGGATGCTTTTGCGCTAAGAAGTCATCAGCGTGCTGCTCAAGCAATCAAAGACGGTAAATTCCAGGATGAAATTGTCCCGGTTGAAGTGACGAAGAAGTGGATTGATGAGAAAAACAAGCTACAAGAAAAGAAATTTCTTTTTTCACAGGATGAAGGAGTACGTGCGGATACATCTCTAGACGTTCTAGGAAAATTGCGACCGGTCTTTAATGTAAGAGGTTCTGTTACAGCAGGAAACTCTTCACAAACAAGTGACGGAGCGGCGAGCGTCCTCGTCATGGATCGTGAAAAAGCGGAGAGCGAAGGATTAGCGCCAATGGCAAAATTCCGATCGTTTGCTGTGGCGGGTGTAGCACCAGAAATCATGGGAGTTGGCCCAATTGAAGCCATTCCGAAAGCACTTCGCCTTGCAGGTCTTGAGCTTTCAGATATTGGATTGTTTGAGCTGAATGAAGCTTTTGCTTCTCAGTCGCTGCGCGTTATTCGTAAGCTTGGTCTTGATGAAGATAAAGTGAATGTGAACGGAGGCGCTATTGCTCTAGGGCACCCTCTTGGTTGCACAGGAACGAAACTAACGCTTAGTTTAATTCATGAGATGAAGCGTCGCGGTGAGCAGTTTGGTGTTGTGACAATGTGTATCGGAGGCGGCATGGGTGCTGCTGGTGTGTTTGAAATCCTATAA
- a CDS encoding thioredoxin family protein, translating to MQEITDKALIKELLEKEGSVIFFYTPFCQTCKIAERMLHIVTEAKERNSVVYTCNLNYFPWVAEVLGIQSVPALTVIGRNDENRILFAFESVVTIDKFLN from the coding sequence ATGCAAGAGATTACTGACAAAGCTTTGATTAAAGAGCTTTTAGAAAAAGAGGGTAGTGTTATTTTCTTCTATACTCCCTTTTGTCAGACATGTAAAATAGCAGAGCGAATGTTACATATTGTTACAGAAGCAAAAGAGAGGAACTCAGTTGTATATACGTGCAACTTGAATTATTTTCCTTGGGTTGCAGAAGTGCTTGGAATACAAAGTGTTCCTGCATTAACAGTTATTGGTAGGAATGATGAAAATCGGATCCTTTTTGCATTTGAATCCGTGGTAACAATCGATAAATTTCTTAATTAA
- a CDS encoding homoserine O-acetyltransferase produces the protein MDRETKYEDQTVSIGSLMLESGNELHDVELAYERVGPRGAPVILVCHALTGNQYTVGHEEAGWWKGLIGKGASIDTSDFQVITFNVLGGCNGSTGPQSINPVTQKCYQADFPFVSVRDMVHSQKKALEELGIQHLHAVIGGSLGGMQVLEWGLLYPDWMDHLIPLAVTPTLNAYGIAYNAISRFAITNDPNWRNGYYSSDQAPTSGLATARMIGMISYRTDEMFQKKFGRGVKGASVSHKEPQYDVESYLHYQGNKLVSRFDANSYLYLLKAMDNHDIGIERGNLTLVNKRFKANILAIGFKGDLIYPPDELEKLFQQDSSSQFYLVDTKFGHDGFLVEFDKWGPLIKEQITMINKIEGVK, from the coding sequence TTGGATAGAGAGACGAAATACGAAGATCAGACGGTATCGATTGGTTCGTTAATGCTCGAATCTGGCAATGAACTTCATGACGTCGAACTTGCCTACGAACGTGTGGGTCCTAGGGGAGCGCCTGTGATTCTTGTTTGTCATGCTTTAACAGGAAATCAGTATACCGTCGGTCATGAAGAAGCCGGCTGGTGGAAAGGATTAATTGGGAAAGGTGCTTCTATTGATACTTCTGATTTTCAAGTTATTACATTCAATGTCCTCGGGGGATGTAATGGCTCGACAGGACCACAATCGATCAACCCAGTTACGCAAAAGTGTTACCAAGCCGATTTTCCGTTTGTTTCTGTAAGAGACATGGTGCATTCTCAGAAAAAAGCGCTTGAGGAACTTGGTATCCAGCACCTGCATGCTGTCATTGGTGGATCTCTTGGAGGGATGCAGGTACTTGAATGGGGGCTCCTCTATCCAGATTGGATGGATCACCTTATCCCACTTGCCGTCACACCAACCCTGAATGCCTATGGAATTGCTTATAATGCCATTTCTAGGTTTGCGATTACGAATGATCCGAACTGGAGGAATGGTTACTATAGTAGTGATCAAGCGCCAACATCTGGACTTGCAACTGCACGAATGATTGGAATGATCTCCTATCGAACGGATGAAATGTTCCAAAAAAAATTCGGTCGAGGCGTTAAAGGGGCTTCAGTTAGCCATAAAGAACCACAATACGATGTCGAATCCTATCTTCATTATCAAGGAAATAAACTTGTAAGTCGATTTGATGCAAATAGCTACTTATATTTGTTAAAGGCGATGGATAACCACGATATTGGCATTGAAAGAGGCAATCTTACCTTAGTAAACAAAAGATTCAAAGCAAACATCCTCGCAATTGGGTTCAAAGGGGATCTGATTTACCCACCAGATGAATTAGAAAAGCTTTTTCAACAAGATTCATCCTCTCAGTTTTATCTTGTCGATACAAAATTTGGTCACGATGGCTTTCTCGTTGAGTTTGATAAATGGGGACCACTTATAAAAGAACAAATTACAATGATAAACAAAATCGAAGGAGTGAAGTGA
- a CDS encoding O-acetylhomoserine aminocarboxypropyltransferase/cysteine synthase family protein yields the protein MADKKYHLETIGIHGGLQADSATGARALPIYQSNAYQFNNTDHAADLFALKEEGFIYSRIGNPTVGALEERIAQLEGGVGALALASGMAAITTAILNVANSGDEIVSASTLYGGTYNLFSATLPKYGIKTNFVDPENVESFRQAITPNTKAIFAETIGNPGLHVLDIEKVAEIAHEAGIPLIIDNTFATPYLCRPIEHGADIVVHSATKWLGGNGSTMGGIIVDGGKFDWNSPKFPGFTEPDHTYHGIVFAEALPEAAYIVKARVQLLRDTGAALSPFNAFQIALGVETLHVRMKEHIANTRKLVSYLKDNPAIQWVSYPEEEDHPSHRLVHKYLPKGAGAVVVFGIKGGRETGAGIINAVDLWSHVANVGDAKSLIIHPASTTHQQLSADELVASGVRDDLIRLSVGIEHIDDLIDDLDQAIAKAKVEASV from the coding sequence ATGGCCGATAAAAAATATCATTTAGAGACAATTGGCATTCATGGGGGGTTACAAGCTGATTCTGCCACGGGAGCTAGAGCACTACCAATTTATCAATCCAATGCTTATCAATTTAACAATACGGATCATGCTGCAGACCTATTTGCATTAAAAGAAGAAGGGTTTATCTATTCAAGGATTGGAAATCCAACTGTTGGAGCACTTGAAGAACGAATTGCTCAGCTTGAAGGTGGCGTTGGAGCACTTGCACTAGCAAGTGGTATGGCCGCCATTACCACAGCGATTTTAAATGTTGCAAATAGTGGAGATGAAATTGTTTCAGCTTCTACTCTATATGGTGGAACATACAACCTCTTTTCTGCAACGCTTCCGAAATATGGAATAAAAACGAACTTTGTTGACCCTGAAAATGTGGAATCTTTTAGGCAAGCCATTACACCAAACACGAAAGCCATTTTTGCTGAAACGATTGGGAATCCAGGTCTTCACGTATTGGATATTGAAAAAGTTGCTGAAATTGCACATGAAGCGGGCATACCACTGATTATTGACAATACGTTTGCAACACCTTATCTGTGCCGACCAATTGAACACGGAGCAGATATCGTCGTTCATTCTGCGACAAAGTGGCTTGGTGGAAATGGCTCAACGATGGGAGGCATCATCGTTGATGGAGGAAAGTTCGATTGGAACTCCCCTAAATTTCCTGGATTCACAGAGCCGGATCATACGTATCACGGCATCGTTTTTGCTGAAGCACTCCCAGAAGCTGCGTACATTGTAAAGGCAAGAGTGCAATTGCTAAGAGATACGGGTGCTGCGCTTAGTCCATTTAACGCTTTTCAAATAGCTCTTGGTGTGGAAACGCTACATGTACGCATGAAAGAGCACATTGCTAACACGCGAAAGCTAGTTTCTTATTTGAAAGACAATCCGGCCATCCAATGGGTGAGCTATCCTGAGGAAGAGGATCATCCTTCACATCGACTTGTTCACAAATATCTTCCCAAAGGTGCCGGGGCTGTTGTTGTATTCGGCATTAAAGGAGGTCGTGAAACAGGTGCAGGGATTATTAATGCCGTTGATCTCTGGTCTCACGTTGCAAATGTTGGTGATGCGAAAAGCTTAATTATCCATCCAGCTAGTACCACTCATCAGCAGCTAAGTGCTGATGAACTAGTGGCATCTGGTGTAAGAGATGATTTGATTCGACTCTCTGTCGGAATTGAACACATTGATGATTTAATTGATGATTTAGATCAAGCGATCGCAAAAGCAAAAGTCGAAGCTAGCGTCTAA